The DNA region TTTTTTTACTTGTTCCTACGAGCCATGGCAGTTGACAAGTCGAGATATGAGGACCGGGATAACGTCGCGTTCTGAGCTAGAGCCATTTCAAGCAACTGCTAAACGTTGTCGGCAGCTGATGTGGAATAATATATGCTCATGGCAaggcctcctaggccagtttcaaactctaccaaccacataccgagtcacaacaacggacacgaagcaactggcagcatagtgcagccgaggttaaacgcttgcagaagtagggaaggaaacgagatagtatccaacaggcccatggaccttcgtggccatgggaacagcagtacaaaacagtagcacgggacatacaacatgcggaataacatatcaggaTGTACGTAGAAAGGCGttgatgtacatagcgattaccactacggcggcttacccggccgtcccgcaggacctgccgccactcggcctatagggctgacagatgcgtgtatgaataataataataataatatgctCATGGCATGCACTCCTCAAATAAAGAGAATGAGGATCCTATTGCCTCAGAACGGATTAGCGCAGGCGAGTTCTTTTGGCTGAGCACAACAAGCGCTGTGCATGCAGCCAAATAAACTCAGACTTCATTTGCTGAGATCAATGCTACAATCAATCAAAACCCCCACGATTGACTACAGTGGCCAGTGGTAACAGAAAGCAGTCGGTTTGTTTAGGTTCCATTGTCCAGTCTGTCGAACATACCCAAACTTGGCACCAACGTGCACCATAAAGACGGAAGGGACTGCACACAGCGCTAGGCTCAAAATGGAAAGTTCTGACAGGTGCATGCAGCGTCAGATAAGCCTCCAGCCACATCCTTATGTCAAATGTCCTGGAGCGGAAACCTTGCGCCATATAAGGAGTCCTATGCTCGCCGATTTGACATACCTCCTATCGTCTGCCCTGTGGGAAAAGGGGGAGTTGACACTCATATACAACATCCGGAACACGAGTTACTGCGTTTATGCGCCACATATGAGACTTGTGTCATTGCTGGTACCTTCTGCTATTTCGTGGTAAGACCGAGATATTGCGCTttggaaaaggaagaaaaaaacaaatgTGACGACGCCTAATCGCTCATCCACATAAGCGCATATCTGAGAGCTATATCAGACTCTCAGGTGCGAATCTTTTGGTCAACTCATCTGACTTCTGGGAACCAATTTGACACGGCATGGTATGACTTTAGAGACCATAAAGATGCACAAGGTAGCAAAGGATGAGGCCGTTACGAAATGCGCCTCAGAACCAAGCAACTCAAGTCAATTATAGATTCGTCTTGAAGAGATCAAAGAAAATGTACATACAAATTGACTAGGGGAACATGAAACAACACAAAGTGCAGGGATTAATTCCAAGAGCATGCACGCATACTCAGACGGGAAATTGACGCGCAGGTTCTATTTTATCTACAAAAATTAAGGGGATAACGGGATATTCATCAGTGATGGTCTGGTAACAATTCTCTTGCCAATCGATCAACCGACCAATACTTCGAAAAAAAGTCAGACTGCGAGGGATGTACGGACTTCCAAATGCCGCCCAAATCAGAAAGCTGCCCCAGTCATCTTGAGCGATAACGATACTACAAATACAGCTTGAGAAGCCTAAGTTCTTCTTGAAAAGCACATGAGGCCTGATCCGTGGCCTTGTGCCGAATGTCCCAGAAACCTAAACCACCAGGCTTTCGACCTAAGTCAGCCTTCTACCAAGAGAGATTCCCTTCGCCTGCATCCACCACCGCAGCTCTTTGACTAGTTCTACAAGAAAGTGCGACAGCTCGAAGATTACTGAGATGTTCTCCCAACCTTTGtgctgatgaagaggaatacGGAGATTTACGCACCCTAGTTTACGAATTCCGCAAGCATCCTTTTAACAAGTCCGTTCACAAATGGATTCCAACGACGTACCTTTCACAAACCAGAGAAGGGATGTATCGACAACCTGAACCGAAAGGTTTATCTTTGCATACACGTGATTGGCCAACCATCAACTCAGTTGAGGTCTCTATAAGAGCTTATAAGCCTCTTCTGCAAAGCACAAATTTGTGACAAAGTGGAGCAAGGCACAAAAGCTATTCAAGTTATGCAAACCAGTATAGAAAGCAGCCAACGTCTGGAGAAATTCACCAAAATCAAATGCAGGATTTTTATCCAAAAAGCTATGGAACGAGCCGAAACCACACCAGTCAAATGTATGGGCCCGAGACTTTGCATAAACCATACATGGAGCTCCATACTGTACTTATTAGCTAAAGGCGCGCAGTGGTGCAAAAGCCAAGGCATGTGGTATGGGAACCGCTTAGCAGCCGCTTGCTGGCTGATTGCTGCCTGTTTAGCACGCCTACTCCGCAACCAACAACCCGATCCTTCATGTCAAGACGCGTGAGAGTGTCACTGCGTGCCTTCCACAAAATGAGTTTCAAGGTCTTGGTAAACAAAAAGCAAGCAAGGGATTTGTCAGAGAGTGCAGACAACCATCATGCAATGGGCTTTTAAGGAGCCACCAAGGAGTGTGCAGGAATACTCCAAGAGCTCCTTTTCAAGGACAGAAATTTTGATCAGCAATTTCCTCTTGATGCTGACCATCTGCAGTCTAGCAACATGATCCTGATCAGCCAGAACCCCACCGCCATGTCCCTGTAGATGAGAGGCGGAAAAGGAAGCCCTATAATTAGCTCTGACATTACTAAAGGACTCTTTCAGCATCAAAAAGGAGTCGCTCGAGCAGTCATCGTTTTCTTGACGAAAATCACAAGTTTATCCCAGAATTCTCTGGATCGCAGACCTACCAATCCATATCACTATTCTAAGATAGAGGATTGGTGAAAGCCACTTCACGGCTATACCGTCGAGGAAAAACTCTTGTTTCCTTTTCGACCCGGAAAGTATCATCAAAAAAACACATCTCAATACTCAAACTCGCTACTAAACAGAGTTTAAGATAATATCGTCTCAATCCGAGCGGAGGGAAAATCCACGATCCATTATCATGATAGTTTCATACGATGGATTGCCATCCTCGAAATTACCCTGCCTCAAAGCATCATTTCTACATGACCCAAATGCCCTAACAAAATACTACACGATTCATTCAGTACAACCCAAGGCGACGTTCGAAGCTTGTCCCCGATTCAATGACACGAGAGAAATACAAAGACGGGCCCGCTTTCACCGGAAGGACAAGCATGAATACACACTCAAACGCGAAGcaaatagaaaaaaaaaaaatctccaTGACTAGAGCTTTCGAAGCTCTGCCTGCAGAAATTGGCCGTGAGGTAAAAATGTTAGTAGCCCGAGagctaaaaaaaaaagaaaaaaaatcctACCAGAGCATTTTGCCAAAATATGCAGACAGCCCTGAAATAGTCAGGGCTGTTCTCACCAATAAGCTCCTATACCTATATCGCTATTATATGATCCCAGAGACTAGCATTACATCTGACCAGATATGCCAAACATGGGTTGATCAGATTCGAGATTCAGAACCCGAAGTCGACCAATCCAATCGGTTAACATGTGCACTGAACCATCAAAAGCTGCTCCTCAACTATTCGACTACAATATCGTCATCGGGTCTGACAATCAGGGAAATGAAGATGCCCACACTTTGACAGGCTGAACAAACGTTAGCTCACCGACCATTTAGCCCAGCTAGCCCTGAAAGACAAGATAGTCATGTTATTCGATAAGTCCGCAGCATCGGCGATACAAGGAAGCGGTCAAGTTACTTTTCTTGCTCATTATGTTACCAAAGCCGAGTCAACCGAGCGCTCAACCTTTATTCCTGAATAGAAGCAGGCATGTCCTATTAAGGAGAACTCCAAGACCCACCAGCTAAAGCAACGTGAGAGGACACTTTGAAAAGCATGCTTGGTAACAACAAACTATGCCTAGACACGAGAGCATACTAAAGGGCGCACTTCGTACATGATAAAGACAAGATCAATCAGGTTACATGCTTACGCTACAATTCAAAAGATGAAAAGCATAAATAGAATAGTACGGGGTACCAGGCGAACCTCTTTCAAACAAAGACGACCTGGCACACACTTTTGGAACATTATAAAACCACCAATGGGCAAATTCACTAGCGTCTACTGCTTATTTATAACTACTCATAGCACCCATCAAACTATTCAGGTACTTTGTATGGAGTAGTATGCTACTTGATCTGCGAAGACCTAGGACTCGTAAACGTAGAACACAATATTGCCCTAACTTGTCTCGGTCTTTGGTACGGGGTGCACGGTATCCAGACTATTCCCCTTTCCTATCTTTAGCCGAAAGATGAGATTCAAGCCAAGAGGTTATATTAATCTCAATACGAAGGACATGCGACTAGCCGGATTAGGGCTTTCGCCGTTGGctattgaactatgacaGGAGCACGGATGCTCCCTCCAGGCTGACTGGAAAAGGACGTCCGGTGTATGGTAATTTCAGAATTACTAGAATAAAGAATTACGTTCTTAATTGGAAGATAATTGGAAGAGAAAGATAAATAAAATGAATACAAGCTGTGGTATAAAGATATTTACAGACAAAGAAACCACATAAAGGACCGGCACCGGCATGACACCCCAACCTTCCCGAAAAGAGATCCGAATAATTTgcagaagaaaggaaaaagacgCAAAATAGCAAAGACAAACAAAGACAGCTCTAAAGATAAATCAAAAGAAACAAGCGTTTACTCGTTAGTTGAAGTCGAGCTCGGCAACGAGACGAACGGCACCAGACTGCTCGTTACCACCAATGCCGTTGACGGCCTTGAGAGCCTCGGTGTAGGCGTTGTCCACGGTGGCGGCGTTACCGGTGATAGTAGAGCACTTCTGGTTGTTGTGGGTGcagatcttcataccctggACGGCCTGCTTAGCAGCCTGAGCCTGGATACAAGAAACATCCCAGCCGGACCAGCCGTTGTTCGCAGAGCTCGAGAAGTCCATCTCACCCCATGTAGACGACCAACCGCCGAACTGATCCTTGGGGATATCCTCACCCTGGGCGGCAGCCCAGCCACCCTGGGTGTCATCGTCGAAGGCAACATAGCGGACCTCACCGGGTTCGAGGGTGAACTTGAGAGCGGAGTGGCCGTACCAGCCGGTGAGCTTTCCATCGGGGCCGATCTTGTTCCAGAAAACGACAGTCCAGGCGTCAGAGTTGCTGCCCTTGAACTGAACGACGTGCTTGTACTGAGGGGCCTTTTCCTCGGTAACTTCGATGATGTTGCTACCCCATGGGTCACCAACGTTACCAGCGTAGAAGATAgtaccgccgccgccgctggACGAGGTCTTGCCGCCAAAGCCTTCACGGGTGTACTGGCCGTCGGAGGGGTGGGAGAACCAGtcggaggacgaggacgacgattCGGAGGTGGGGATGGCGGAAACGGAAGCGACAGCCGAAGCAGTGGTGGTCGTAGGAGCCTGAGTAGCCTCTTCAGTAGCCGAAGAGGTAGTGGTGGCCTCATGGCCACCAGAGAATTCGTTGACCCAGGATTGGAGGACGCCGTTGATGGTGGCATAGACCATGTCACCTGCCGCACGCTTGtcatgatgatgacgacgcTCGTGGCCGTGCAAACGCGCGCTGGCGGTGGCAGCGGTCAACGCTGTAAACCAGACGAGGGAGTTCTTGAGCTGCATTGTGGTTTATATTGTTGTGCGTAATAGACAAGGATTGTTGCAGGGGATAAGGATGCCCCAGGCACGCAAGGTATCAAAGAGAGTGGGGTGATAAAGAATGACAGAGAGCAGAGCTCAAAGAACGACTGTCCAAAATCGAACAAAAAAGAGTGTGGATGCGAGCCTGGAGAGTGGCAGAAGGTggtgaagaaggaaaagagaaaagatgA from Aspergillus chevalieri M1 DNA, chromosome 2, nearly complete sequence includes:
- the aspf4 gene encoding allergen Asp F4 (COG:S;~EggNog:ENOG410PRRT;~InterPro:IPR038903;~SECRETED:SignalP(1-20);~go_component: GO:0005576 - extracellular region [Evidence IEA];~go_function: GO:0019863 - IgE binding [Evidence IEA]) — protein: MQLKNSLVWFTALTAATASARLHGHERRHHHDKRAAGDMVYATINGVLQSWVNEFSGGHEATTTSSATEEATQAPTTTTASAVASVSAIPTSESSSSSSDWFSHPSDGQYTREGFGGKTSSSGGGGTIFYAGNVGDPWGSNIIEVTEEKAPQYKHVVQFKGSNSDAWTVVFWNKIGPDGKLTGWYGHSALKFTLEPGEVRYVAFDDDTQGGWAAAQGEDIPKDQFGGWSSTWGEMDFSSSANNGWSGWDVSCIQAQAAKQAVQGMKICTHNNQKCSTITGNAATVDNAYTEALKAVNGIGGNEQSGAVRLVAELDFN